The following coding sequences lie in one Epinephelus lanceolatus isolate andai-2023 chromosome 24, ASM4190304v1, whole genome shotgun sequence genomic window:
- the rcan1b gene encoding calcipressin-1 isoform X2, whose translation MHIKTTKCNRFCLAASVTNQEVFNSSIAQASFEALFRSFDPEVQFQYFKSFRRVRISFSDALAAAEARLRLHKTDFNGKEMRLYFAQSVHIGSPRLEPPKPDKQFLISPPASPPVGWEQSQDATPVINYDLLCAISKLGPGDKYELHTATPTTPSVVVHVCEDEQGDSSAPDDSDQDEKPRPLRPKIIQTRRPDFAPRVEQ comes from the exons ATGCACATCAAGACCACCAAGTGTAACCGCTTCTGCCTGGCCGCCTCGGTGACCAACCAGGAAGTGTTCAACTCTTCCATTGCACAG gccaGTTTCGAGGCTCTGTTCCGGTCATTCGACCCGGAGGTGCAGTTCCAGTACTTCAAGTCTTTCCGGCGGGTGAGGATCAGTTTCAGCGATGCTCTGGCCGCAGCGGAGGCGAGACTCCGGCTTCACAAGACGGACTTCAACGGCAAAGAAATGAGACTGTACTTCGCTCAG TCTGTCCACATAGGCAGTCCTCGGCTGGAGCCGCCCAAACCGGACAAACAGTTCCTGATCTCGCCGCCTGCCTCCCCTCCAGTCGGCTGGGAACAGTCCCAGGACGCCACGCCAGTCATCAACTACGACCTGCTGTGTGCCATCTCAAAGCTCGGACCAG GAGACAAGTACGAGCTCCACACTGCCACGCCCACCACCCCCAGCGTGGTCGTCCACGTCTGCGAGGACGAGCAGGGTGACAGCTCGGCCCCCGACGACAGCGACCAAGATGAGAAGCCTCGCCCGCTGCGACCGAAGATCATCCAGACGCGACGCCCCGACTTCGCGCCCAGAGTGGAGCAATGA
- the LOC117249922 gene encoding uncharacterized protein LOC117249922 isoform X1 codes for MACSVNHPRMRSLCLSCAGGRSAKMFPPCVLLMLLCLQYGRLCHALQMVQSLNLQVEYGESAILPCDGSAYLEEEGSVQWEAMGEDVAILWSGELHQGDKFQDRVEPLSEDKLREGDWSVVLRDTMLSDTDMYECIWQGRKTVATVWLTVTVPHVKRSIVVPAGDSVDLACYVQISRSQSVSDMLIWWTRNGSTILSIEKEDLYSTVVVSSPEDVSRISLGFDGKEAFHLYMSPTKISDSGEYHCLYKTRETDEPRSGTPESITLTVLETDPTDIVFNHDETTDDWLSASDRPTIVTTEEVTGVNDLTPVLLEESTQLMKVVTKAPSMEAFEETMTSFPDEEASSKSLPWVRIGLITGVLLVTVAVLCILKAQQKI; via the exons aTGGCCTGTTCAGTAAACCATCCACGAATGAGGTCTCTCTGTTTGAGCTGTGCAGGAGGAAGAAGTGCCAAGATGTTCCCTCCGTGTGTGTTGCTGATGCTGCTGTGTCTTCAGTACGGACGGCTCTGCCACG CCCTGCAGATGGTGCAGTCACTAAATCTTCAGGTGGAGTACGGGGAGTCGGCCATCTTGCCTTGTGATGGCTCAGCCTACCTGGAGGAGGAAGGGAGTGTCCAGTGGGAGGCAATGGGGGAGGATGTGGCTATCCTGTGGAGCGGGGAGCTACATCAGGGGGACAAATTTCAG GACCGCGTTGAGCCGCTCTCGGAGGACAAGCTCAGGGAGGGAGACTGGTCTGTGGTCCTCCGGGACACAATGCTCAGTGACACTGACATGTACGAGTGCATTTGGCAAGGAAGGAAAACCGTAGCAACAGTATGGCTCACTGTCACGG tGCCCCATGTTAAGCGCTCGATAGTGGTGCCTGCTGGTGACTCGGTTGATCTTGCCTGCTATGTTCAGATCTCCAGAAGCCAGTCCGTCAGCGATATGCTCATCTGGTGGACCAGGAACGGCAGCACCATACTGTCAATAGAAAAAGAG GATTTGTACTCGACTGTGGTGGTGTCTAGCCCCGAGGACGTGTCCCGAATCAGTCTAGGGTTTGATGGTAAAGAAGCATTTCATCTGTACATGAGCCCGACAAAGATAAGTGACAGTGGAGAGTACCACTGTTTGTATAAAACCAG GGAAACTGATGAGCCCAGGTCTGGGACACCAGAGAGTATCACTTTGACTGTGCTGGAAACGGACCCTACTGATATTG TTTTTAACCATGACGAGACGACAGACGACTGGCTCAGTGCATCAGACCGGCCTACGATAGTTACAACGGAGGAGGTGACAGGTGTCAATGATCTTACACCTGTTCTCCTGGAGGAATCCACACAGCTGATGAAAG TGGTGACAAAGGCGCCATCGATGGAAGCCTTCGAGGAGACGATGACATCGTTCCCAGATGAAG AGGCATCGTCTAAGTCTCTCCCATGGGTTCGGATCGGACTCATCACCGGAGTCTTGCTGGTCACAGTGGCAGTGCTGTGCATTCTGAAAGCTCAACAGAAAATTTGA
- the LOC117249922 gene encoding uncharacterized protein LOC117249922 isoform X2 produces the protein MFPPCVLLMLLCLQYGRLCHALQMVQSLNLQVEYGESAILPCDGSAYLEEEGSVQWEAMGEDVAILWSGELHQGDKFQDRVEPLSEDKLREGDWSVVLRDTMLSDTDMYECIWQGRKTVATVWLTVTVPHVKRSIVVPAGDSVDLACYVQISRSQSVSDMLIWWTRNGSTILSIEKEDLYSTVVVSSPEDVSRISLGFDGKEAFHLYMSPTKISDSGEYHCLYKTRETDEPRSGTPESITLTVLETDPTDIVFNHDETTDDWLSASDRPTIVTTEEVTGVNDLTPVLLEESTQLMKVVTKAPSMEAFEETMTSFPDEEASSKSLPWVRIGLITGVLLVTVAVLCILKAQQKI, from the exons ATGTTCCCTCCGTGTGTGTTGCTGATGCTGCTGTGTCTTCAGTACGGACGGCTCTGCCACG CCCTGCAGATGGTGCAGTCACTAAATCTTCAGGTGGAGTACGGGGAGTCGGCCATCTTGCCTTGTGATGGCTCAGCCTACCTGGAGGAGGAAGGGAGTGTCCAGTGGGAGGCAATGGGGGAGGATGTGGCTATCCTGTGGAGCGGGGAGCTACATCAGGGGGACAAATTTCAG GACCGCGTTGAGCCGCTCTCGGAGGACAAGCTCAGGGAGGGAGACTGGTCTGTGGTCCTCCGGGACACAATGCTCAGTGACACTGACATGTACGAGTGCATTTGGCAAGGAAGGAAAACCGTAGCAACAGTATGGCTCACTGTCACGG tGCCCCATGTTAAGCGCTCGATAGTGGTGCCTGCTGGTGACTCGGTTGATCTTGCCTGCTATGTTCAGATCTCCAGAAGCCAGTCCGTCAGCGATATGCTCATCTGGTGGACCAGGAACGGCAGCACCATACTGTCAATAGAAAAAGAG GATTTGTACTCGACTGTGGTGGTGTCTAGCCCCGAGGACGTGTCCCGAATCAGTCTAGGGTTTGATGGTAAAGAAGCATTTCATCTGTACATGAGCCCGACAAAGATAAGTGACAGTGGAGAGTACCACTGTTTGTATAAAACCAG GGAAACTGATGAGCCCAGGTCTGGGACACCAGAGAGTATCACTTTGACTGTGCTGGAAACGGACCCTACTGATATTG TTTTTAACCATGACGAGACGACAGACGACTGGCTCAGTGCATCAGACCGGCCTACGATAGTTACAACGGAGGAGGTGACAGGTGTCAATGATCTTACACCTGTTCTCCTGGAGGAATCCACACAGCTGATGAAAG TGGTGACAAAGGCGCCATCGATGGAAGCCTTCGAGGAGACGATGACATCGTTCCCAGATGAAG AGGCATCGTCTAAGTCTCTCCCATGGGTTCGGATCGGACTCATCACCGGAGTCTTGCTGGTCACAGTGGCAGTGCTGTGCATTCTGAAAGCTCAACAGAAAATTTGA
- the rcan1b gene encoding calcipressin-1 isoform X1, translating to MQQAENGREEEATVDVQFTDLPNALIACKVPEDLFNEVSLKASFEALFRSFDPEVQFQYFKSFRRVRISFSDALAAAEARLRLHKTDFNGKEMRLYFAQSVHIGSPRLEPPKPDKQFLISPPASPPVGWEQSQDATPVINYDLLCAISKLGPGDKYELHTATPTTPSVVVHVCEDEQGDSSAPDDSDQDEKPRPLRPKIIQTRRPDFAPRVEQ from the exons ATGCAGCAGGCGGAGAAtggcagggaggaggaggcgaCGGTGGATGTCCAGTTTACCGATTTACCCAACGCCCTGATAGCCTGCAAAGTACCGGAGGATTTGTTCAATGAAGTTAGCCTGAAG gccaGTTTCGAGGCTCTGTTCCGGTCATTCGACCCGGAGGTGCAGTTCCAGTACTTCAAGTCTTTCCGGCGGGTGAGGATCAGTTTCAGCGATGCTCTGGCCGCAGCGGAGGCGAGACTCCGGCTTCACAAGACGGACTTCAACGGCAAAGAAATGAGACTGTACTTCGCTCAG TCTGTCCACATAGGCAGTCCTCGGCTGGAGCCGCCCAAACCGGACAAACAGTTCCTGATCTCGCCGCCTGCCTCCCCTCCAGTCGGCTGGGAACAGTCCCAGGACGCCACGCCAGTCATCAACTACGACCTGCTGTGTGCCATCTCAAAGCTCGGACCAG GAGACAAGTACGAGCTCCACACTGCCACGCCCACCACCCCCAGCGTGGTCGTCCACGTCTGCGAGGACGAGCAGGGTGACAGCTCGGCCCCCGACGACAGCGACCAAGATGAGAAGCCTCGCCCGCTGCGACCGAAGATCATCCAGACGCGACGCCCCGACTTCGCGCCCAGAGTGGAGCAATGA